The bacterium genome includes a region encoding these proteins:
- a CDS encoding HAMP domain-containing sensor histidine kinase, with translation MKAEDFETQARALAHELRNPLNAMRLNLEMLREDLRALGADAETLEIADAIGREIDQLAAIATAFRDFASSPALRVEEVELAELCLDLAAFLKPQLRESGVRLECDCRPSPVEGDRTLLRQAVLNLLLNALAACGKGGLIRCRCRPEGGARVTISDDGPGPGPDPEAHFKLFSSTRPDGTGVGLPLARKVARLHGGDVTLEAGPGGGAIAELTLGSRPPARTAD, from the coding sequence GTGAAGGCGGAGGATTTCGAGACCCAGGCCCGGGCGCTGGCCCACGAGCTGCGCAACCCCCTGAACGCCATGCGTCTCAACCTGGAGATGCTGCGCGAGGACCTGCGCGCGCTGGGCGCCGACGCCGAGACCCTGGAGATAGCCGACGCCATCGGGCGGGAGATTGACCAACTCGCCGCCATCGCCACCGCCTTCCGCGACTTCGCCAGCTCCCCGGCGCTCCGGGTGGAGGAGGTGGAGCTGGCCGAGCTGTGCCTGGACCTGGCCGCCTTCCTGAAGCCGCAGCTCCGCGAGTCCGGCGTGCGGCTGGAATGCGACTGCCGGCCCTCGCCGGTGGAGGGCGACCGGACGCTTCTGCGCCAGGCCGTGCTCAACCTCCTCTTGAACGCCCTGGCGGCCTGCGGTAAAGGCGGGCTCATCCGCTGCCGCTGCCGGCCCGAGGGTGGAGCCCGGGTGACCATCTCCGACGACGGCCCCGGTCCCGGTCCGGACCCCGAGGCGCATTTCAAGCTCTTCAGCTCGACCCGGCCCGACGGGACGGGGGTCGGGCTGCCGCTGGCACGCAAGGTGGCCCGGCTCCACGGGGGGGACGTGACGCTGGAGGCAGGCCCCGGGGGCGGCGCCATCGCCGAGCTGACCCTGGGGTCGCGCCCCCCCGCGCGGACCGCCGATTGA